Proteins from a single region of Hordeum vulgare subsp. vulgare chromosome 6H, MorexV3_pseudomolecules_assembly, whole genome shotgun sequence:
- the LOC123403081 gene encoding transcription factor MYB93-like translates to MGRPPCSDENGLKKGPWTPEEDQKLTDYIEKHGHGSWRALPKLAGLNRCGKSCRLRWTNYLRPDIKRGKFTPDEEQNILQLHSVLGNKWSAIAKHLPGRTDNEIKNFWNTHLKKKLIQMGFDPMTHRPRTDFFAALPQLIALANLRQLVEQRPWDNQSASQLQADAVQAAKLEYLQCLLQSAAAIATSPSSSSINTIPTDLEQNGRPSQMSSLCSLSSPRIPEGINGQDLLMGQPLDIQIPSSSFFEHKQPIISGTNQNSDYSANSGEGENGTQKPLLLPEDSLPPLADFPISNLGDACSTSSCDAEGTSTHLPFWSDSFYDEFMSEFA, encoded by the exons ATGGGGAGGCCTCCTTGCTCCGACGAGAATGGCCTCAAGAAGGGGCCTTGGACGCCCGAAGAAGACCAGAAGCTCACGGACTACATCGAGAAGCATGGCCATGGGAGCTGGAGAGCTCTGCCTAAGCTTGCAG GACTCAACAGGTGTGGCAAGAGCTGCAGGCTTAGATGGACCAACTACCTGAGGCCAGATATCAAGAGAGGAAAGTTCACACCTGATGAAGAGCAGAACATCCTCCAGCTCCACTCCGTCCTTGGCAACAA GTGGTCAGCCATCGCGAAGCACCTCCCGGGACGGACCGACAACGAGATCAAGAACTTTTGGAACACCCACCTCAAGAAGAAGCTGATCCAGATGGGCTTCGACCCGATGACGCACCGACCGAGGACCGACTTCTTCGCGGCGCTGCCACAGCTCATCGCGCTAGCCAACCTACGCCAGCTCGTGGAGCAGCGACCGTGGGACAACCAGAGTGCCAGCCAGCTGCAAGCCGATGCAGTCCAGGCAGCAAAGCTCGAGTACTTGCAGTGCCTGCTTCAGTCCGCAGCAGCCATTGCGACTAGTCCCAGCTCCAGCAGCATCAACACCATTCCCACTGACCTGGAGCAAAACGGCCGCCCTTCGCAGATGTCTTCCTTGTGTTCGCTGTCGTCTCCAAGGATCCCGGAGGGCATCAATGGCCAGGATTTATTAATGGGGCAACCGCTTGACATCCAGATACCTAGTAGCTCATTCTTTGAGCACAAACAGCCTATCATCAGTGGTACCAACCAGAATTCAGATTACAGTGCAAACAGCGGTGAGGGGGAGAATGGCACCCAGAAACCGCTGCTCCTGCCAGAGGACTCCCTTCCGCCACTTGCCGATTTCCCAATTTCCAACCTCGGCGATGCTTGCAGCACCTCAAGCTGTGACGCTGAGGGAACCAGCACCCATCTCCCTTTTTGGTCTGACTCATTTTATGACGAGTTCATGAGCGAGTTTGCATGA